From Plasmodium falciparum 3D7 genome assembly, chromosome: 9, one genomic window encodes:
- a CDS encoding alkaline phosphatase, putative, with protein MNTCIKLIFAFFIFIKYGRCQGDQVINEKLTNFVFLSCNYQKGKVNNNLLNSIEKRKPQLMLWIGDYFYTECSEIKCLDDAYTYIKKDPFYMKLKKKFKIDGIYDDHDYNKNNGDRLYKYKKESKKKYLDYLNVDKNDVRYKRNGAYISKLYIDPDNEKNQVKIIMLDTRYNKDPYPFYAPDSYRDLFVHMFISFLSRFHSSIFGLCCNSKNDILGNEQWKWLERELTNSNARAHIIISSTQIFSNHIINENWGLMPYSLRRLRELIKKTKPKGLLFLSGDVHFGSIIGKEESVIEVTSSSVNQENIFSYINKYVIFFLTNILSKVSPFELNKIYSFNNFGSVNITYVNDNEIKIKTSVNDSDGVEILVANQVFNNKNNIYTKTKDLHIILDEFATLECKSKTKVVMHTIVYILFLLWFLQIIYIFLKVIGSLFRRKKIDTKTKDE; from the exons atgaACACttgtataaaattaatttttgctttttttatttttattaaatatggcCGATGTCAAGGCGATCAAGTAATTAACGAGAAGCTAACGAATTTTGTATTTCTTAGTTGTAACTACCAAAAAGGGaaagtaaataataatttattaaattcaatAGAGAAAAGGAAACCCCAGCTTATGCTGTGGATAGGTGATTACTTTTATACAGAATGTAGCGAAATAAAATGTTTAGATGATgcttatacatatattaagaaaGACCCATTTTATATGAAGCTAAAAAAGAAGTTTAAAATTGATGGTATTTATGATGATCATgattataacaaaaataatggtgatcgattatataaatataaaaaagaaagtaaaaaaaaatacctaGACTATTTAAATgtagataaaaatgatgtcagatataaaagaaatggtGCGTATATAtccaaattatatatagatccagataatgaaaaaaaccaagttaaaattattatgttaGATACcagatataataaagatcCTTATCCTTTCTATGCCCCAGATTCATATAGAGATCTTTTTGTTCATAtgtttatttcctttttgtcGCGTTTCCATTCATCCATTTTTGGATTATGTTGTAATAGTAAAAATGATATTCTAGGAAATGAGCAATGGAAATGGTTAGAAAGGGAGTTAACCAATTCGAATGCTCGTGCCCACATAATTATATCCTCCACCCag ATATTTTCCAATCACATAATTAACGAGAATTGGGGTTTGATGCCTTACTCTTTGAGACGTTTAAGGGaactaataaaaaaaacgaaaCCAAAaggtttattatttttaagtgGGGATGTTCACTTCGGTAGTATAATAGGAAAGGAAGAAAGTGTAATAGAGGTTACAAGTAGTAGCGTAAATCAGGAGAACATTTttagttatataaataaatatgttatattttttctaacaaatatattaagtaAGGTAAGTCCATTTGAgttgaataaaatatattcatttaataatttcgGTTCAgttaatattacatatgtgaatgataatgaaataaaaattaagacATCTGTAAATGATTCAGATGGTGTAGAAATCTTAGTAGCTAATCaagtttttaataataaaaataatatatatactaaaaCAAAAGATTTACATATTATTCTTGATGAATTTGCAACATTAGAATGCAAGAGTAAAACAAAGGTCGTAATGCATacaatagtatatatattatttttattatggttcttacaaattatatatatatttctaaaagTAATTGGATCACTTTTCCGCAGGAAAAAAATCGACACAAAAACAAAGGATGAATAA
- a CDS encoding SAP domain-containing protein, putative, which yields MSNYQNLKCSELKDLLAKRGLPSHGKKNELLERLLKHEEKDNINSLSSSYILDNSNINNDDNKNNNFSFQNNASNNSLNLQSSSNLIFEKKTVDSFGKVDDNNKKTIPSVNNKEDSNNKIGLNKMKNYIRNILTINSNTPNSTYDKNNGTNDHKNNPNKDSNDQKSKIVIQEITFNDVSSSSQNTLQRNIISTDDNDSYLSEEKKRELRRKRFGVVNTDDALESRAKRFSIVTHKMEEENKRKRAERFGLNVVKMNDFEKKKKRAERFGLLQDSEKLKARALRFGITQ from the exons atgagtaATTACCAAAATTTGAAGTGCTCTGAATTGAAAGATTTATTAGCCAAAAGAGGGTTGCCATCACATGggaaaaaa aATGAATTATTAGAAAGATTATTAAAACATGAAGAAAAGGACAATATAAATTCTTTatcttcatcatatatattagataattcaaatattaataacgacgataataaaaataataatttttcatttcaaAACAACGCAAGTAATAATAGTTTAAATCTTCAATCATCAAGCAAtttaatatttgaaaaaaaaactgTAGATTCATTTGGAAAagttgatgataataataaaaaaacaattccttcagtaaataataaagaagattcaaataataaaattggtttaaataaaatgaaaaattatataagaaatatctTAACTATTAATTCCAATACTCCAAATTCTacttatgataaaaataatggtaCTAATGATCACAAAAATAATCCAAACAAAGATTCAAATGAccaaaaaagtaaaattgTTATTCAAGAAATAACATTCAACGATGTATCTTCATCAAGTCAAAATACACTACAAAGAAATATCATATCAACag ATGACAATGATTCTTATTTATCTGAGGAAAAAAAGAGAGAATTAAGACGAAAACGATTTG gTGTTGTAAATACCGATGATGCACTTGAATCAAGAGCTAAAag atTTAGTATAGTAACACATAAAATGGAGGAAGAgaataaaaggaaaagagCTGAACGCTTTGGATTGAACGtg gtTAAAATGAATGActttgaaaagaaaaagaaaagagcTGAACGATTTGGATTACTACAagat agTGAAAAGTTAAAAGCAAGGGCTCTTAGATTTGGGATAACAcaatga
- a CDS encoding zinc finger protein, putative yields MRKTCEVCKNKTFQYVCPSCEIVYCSVECYKLHNSSCVKTFLDNQVNENIKNNELTDFDIKEFKFKLKKFYNLQDEADHKNESFNFNGINGYKSPEKKQGKNGDNNDDDDKDNYNDDDDNDDDDNDDDNDDDDDNDDKDNYNDNYNDNYNDNYYDDNTKSMKDCGHLKKWYISKKRYKVLTELALKDEIKLENLNEKEKKQFFSFIKNNDMNLYIEGYEPWWLKCVIKKMKIPEEHICCIKKVNDNVIYIIIEIIYAYCYLHRIYNKSINNKEFCYSLLYISDSLNRFNIPQTNVLNTINNLFNKIIENDELIREKNVLYNVITDVTKILNLKELILRCLYESKQIFKKEIHKIQLYKEKLSKKNNIPTKIVEIMQEEKLFKYVNKKIKFLYSYSYYHFDNFQDIHKHLTNFYNEHKKFVIHNEKREITLEKR; encoded by the coding sequence ATGAGAAAAACATGTGAagtatgtaaaaataaaacgtTTCAGTATGTCTGTCCTTCTTGTGAAATAGTATATTGTAGTGTTGAATGTTATAAGTTACATAATTCATCTTGTGTTAAAACCTTTTTAGATAACCAGgtgaatgaaaatataaaaaataatgaattgaCAGATTTTGATATAAAGGAATTTAAATTCAAATTGAAGAAATTTTATAACTTACAAGATGAGGCTGATCATAAGAATGAGAGCTTTAATTTTAATGGGATAAATGGGTATAAGTCCCCAGAAAAGAAGCAAGGCAAgaatggtgataataatgatgatgatgataaagataattataatgatgatgatgataatgatgatgatgataatgatgatgataatgatgatgatgatgataatgatgataaagataattataatgacaATTATAATGACAATTATAATGacaattattatgatgataatacaaaATCGATGAAAGATTGTGGGCACCTAAAAAAATGGTACATAAGCAAAAAACGATATAAAGTGTTAACCGAGCTAGCTTTAAAAGACGaaataaaattagaaaatttaaatgaaaaagaaaagaaacaaTTTTTCTCGTTCATAAAGAACAATGATATGAACTTATATATAGAAGGTTATGAACCGTGGTGGTTAAAAtgtgttataaaaaaaatgaagataccTGAGGAACATATTTGTTGTATTAAGAAGGTTAAtgataatgtaatatatataattatagaaattatatatgcatattgttatttacatcgtatatataataaaagtattaataataaagaattttgttattctttattatatatatcagaTTCTTTAAATAGATTTAATATTCCACAAACAAATGTATTAAAtacaattaataatttatttaataaaataattgaaAATGATGAATTAATAAGAGAAAagaatgttttatataatgtaattacagatgtaacaaaaatattaaacttaaaagaattaatacTTCGATGTTTGTATGAGAGTAAGcaaattttcaaaaaagaaattcataaaattcaattatataaagaaaaattatctaaaaaaaataatattcctACTAAAATTGTTGAAATCATGcaagaagaaaaattatttaaatatgtaaataaaaaaattaaattcttatattcttattcatattatcattttgacAATTTTCAAGATATACATAAGCACCTtacaaatttttataatgaacACAAGAAGTTTGTAATACACAATGAAAAGAGGGAGATCACCTTAGAGAAGCGATGA
- a CDS encoding falstatin: protein MNLLVFFCFFLLSCIVHLSRCSDNNSYSFEIVNRSTWLNIAERIFKGNAPFNFTIIPYNYVNNSTEENNNKDSVLLISKNLKNSSNPVDENNHIIDSTKKNTSNNNNNNSNIVGIYESQVHEEKIKEDNTRQDNINKKENEIINNNHQIPVSNIFSENIDNNKNYIESNYKSTYNNNPELIHSTDFIGSNNNHTFNFLSRYNNSVLNNMQGNTKVPGNVPELKARIFSEEENTEVESAENNHTNSLNPNESCDQIIKLGDIINSVNEKIISINSTVNNVLCINLDSVNGNGFVWTLLGVHKKKPLIDPSNFPTKRVTQSYVSPDISVTNPVPIPKNSNTNKDDSINNKQDGSQNNTTTNHFPKPREQLVGGSSMLISKIKPHKPGKYFIVYSYYRPFDPTRDTNTRIVELNVQ from the exons atgaaccttttagtttttttttgttttttccttttatcgTGCATAGTCCATCTTTCAAGATGTTCag ATAATAACAGCTACTCATTTGAAATTGTGAATAGATCTACGTGGTTAAATATAGCAGAGAGAATATTCAAAGGAAACGCTCCATTTAATTTTACAATAATtccatataattatgtaaataattctacagaagaaaataataataaagattcagttttattaataagtaagaatttaaaaaattcttcCAATCCtgttgatgaaaataatcatataattgacagtacaaaaaaaaacacatcgaataataataataataatagtaatattgtTGGGATATACGAATCTCAAGTACATGAAGAAAAGATAAAAGAAGATAATACACGTcaggataatataaataaaaaggaaaacgaaataataaataataatcatcaaaTACCAGtatcaaatattttttcagaaaatattgataataataaaaattacattGAATCAAATTATAAGAGCacgtataataataatccaGAGTTGATTCATTCAACAGATTTTATTGgttcaaataataatcatacatttaattttctttcgagatataataatagtgtATTGAACAATATGCAAGGAAATACAAAAGTTCCAGGTAACGTTCCTGAATTAAAAGCTAGAATTTTTtcagaagaagaaaatactGAAGTAGAATCTGCAGAAAATAATCATACGAATTCATTAAACCCCAATGAATCATGtgatcaaataataaaattaggtgatataataaatagtgtaaatgaaaaaatcaTATCTATAAATTCGACAGTAAATAAtgtattatgtataaatttagATTCAGTAAATGGAAATGGTTTTGTATGGACTTTATTAGGAGTACATAAGAAAAAACCATTGATTGATCCATCTAATTTCCCTACAAAAAGAGTAACACAATCATATGTTAGTCCTGATATTTCAGTGACCAATCCAGTACCTATACCTAAAAATAGTAATACGAACAAAGATGattcaataaataataaacaagaTGGAAGTCAAAATAACACCACAACAAATCATTTTCCTAAGCCCAGAGAACAGCTAGTCGGAGGCTCATCCATGTTAATAAGTAAAATTAAGCCCCACAAACctggaaaatattttattgtctattcatattatagaCCATTTGATCCAACAAGGGATACAAACACAAGAATTGTAGAGTTAAACGTGCAATAA